The Longimicrobiaceae bacterium genome has a segment encoding these proteins:
- a CDS encoding MoxR family ATPase: MSTILPETTGAGERARQVLDQLGGVVLGQEDVLRQMLVALLAGGHALLEGVPGTAKTLAIRALAMSLDLRFGRVQFTPDLMPTDLVGVNMLDESRREFVYHPGPIFADVLLADEINRAPAKTQAALLEAMAERQVTVDGKTRPLPAPFTVFASQNPVEYEGTYPLPEAQLDRFLLKISVGYPGAEAERAILDRYAEGFSAERTDSFGIRPVMAGADLAALRASVAAVHVEPSVRDYVTRIVRATREEPSFGLGASPRAGVALFLASRAEAFLNDRDFVTPDDVKTLATPVLRHRVVLTPEAEVEGQRVDDRLEGLLNTLPAPR; the protein is encoded by the coding sequence GTGAGCACGATCCTTCCCGAGACGACCGGGGCCGGCGAGCGCGCCCGGCAGGTGCTGGACCAGCTGGGCGGCGTGGTGCTGGGGCAGGAAGACGTGCTCCGGCAGATGCTGGTGGCGCTCCTGGCCGGCGGGCACGCGTTGCTGGAGGGCGTGCCCGGCACCGCCAAGACCCTCGCCATCCGCGCGCTGGCCATGTCGCTGGACCTGCGCTTCGGCCGCGTGCAGTTCACGCCAGACCTGATGCCCACCGACCTGGTGGGCGTGAACATGCTCGACGAGTCGCGCCGCGAGTTCGTATACCACCCCGGCCCCATCTTCGCCGACGTGCTGCTGGCGGACGAGATCAACCGCGCGCCCGCCAAGACGCAGGCGGCGCTGCTGGAGGCGATGGCGGAGCGGCAGGTCACGGTGGATGGGAAGACGCGGCCCCTGCCCGCGCCCTTCACCGTCTTCGCCTCGCAGAATCCGGTGGAGTACGAGGGCACCTACCCGCTGCCCGAGGCGCAGCTGGACCGATTCCTCCTCAAGATCAGCGTGGGCTACCCCGGCGCCGAGGCCGAGCGCGCCATCCTGGACCGCTACGCCGAGGGGTTCAGCGCCGAGCGCACCGACAGCTTCGGCATCCGGCCGGTGATGGCGGGGGCGGATCTGGCGGCCCTGCGCGCCTCCGTGGCCGCCGTGCACGTGGAGCCCAGCGTGCGCGACTACGTGACCCGCATCGTCCGGGCTACGCGCGAGGAGCCCAGCTTCGGCCTGGGCGCCAGCCCGCGCGCCGGCGTGGCGCTCTTCCTGGCCTCGCGCGCCGAGGCGTTCCTGAACGACCGCGACTTCGTCACGCCCGACGACGTGAAGACGCTGGCCACCCCCGTCCTGCGCCACCGCGTGGTCCTCACCCCCGAGGCCGAGGTGGAAGGGCAGCGCGTGGACGACCGGCTGGAGGGGCTGCTCAACACTCTCCCCGCCCCCCGCTGA